In a genomic window of Telopea speciosissima isolate NSW1024214 ecotype Mountain lineage chromosome 5, Tspe_v1, whole genome shotgun sequence:
- the LOC122663437 gene encoding ATP-dependent DNA helicase Q-like 4A — MTKGKSPSKTNSCRDSKCDDKPPKENWSHHANAHSGFSCQNKFLSSNFLLSLQTQMPRGGSVIARSMACQINTPPRMQSSAVNKAWQALSSLSMTSRSYLKPGVTGPVAQNIGSDNLPSRKLDSCIKKSTLWSSSDLADRSYESSAHKKFQTHQKLSDSSGMDGESGISIPQSRIGATDGLGAGQLKQREAPVQHSFNARVVNGLSVNHKFQTHQNFSDSSAMAGEHGNSLLQSRSYPSEDSLGAGQPKERDASGRFSTNAWIGDGLSNNHCVNQEQGNGGSFVNEIVDDDILKEIDVDQIVLEHYQTTCTPQSLESKPPPSTSVMSKDNVSRPVVKCLPQELCTECNHGFKLGLCPEAAGHLQEMKDKLISISNELLDNIDDLSPAHIEKLREERLQLNKQIQQLEKCLHSFSMDEERQRSHFSATTATSKGFQYETPLAGAFRINPLRLDAQFDLQNEPESCGKWNSSSVLFSSVDKFGAPPRPLEAEPYVPELIDVNYIEGSNDSKWSSRDFSWTKKLEANNRKVFGNHSFRPNQREVINATMSGYDVFVLMPTGGGKSLTYQLPALICPGITLVVSPLVSLIQDQIMHLLQANIPAAYLSANMEWSEQQEILRELNSDCCKYKFLYVTPEKVAKSDVLLRHLESLHARELLARIVIDEAHCVSQWGHDFRPDYQGLGILKKRFPKTPVLALTATATASVKEDVVQALGLVDCIVFRQSFNRPNLSYSVVSKTKKCLDDIDKFIKENHFDECGIIYCLSRMDCEKVAEKLQECGHKAAFYHGSLDPQQRASVQKQWSKDEINIICATVAFGMGINKPDVRFVIHHSLPKSIEGYHQECGRAGRDGQRSSCVLYYNYSDYIRIKHMISQGVIEQSPLALGSRHTSVVNSGRILETNIENLLRMVSYCEDDIDCRRFLQLVHFGEKFDAANCGKTCDNCSKTLSCVEKDVTDIARHLLELVKSTGQQHSSAHMLEVYRGSLSQNVKKYRHDTLSLHGAGKHLPKGDASRVLRHLVIEELLLEDVKKSDIYGSLSSVLKVNESKANDLCFGGQKIILRFPASTKQAKMSKSGVTPAKGLLSGKISPAQSETPGQPQNVDLDLSAKLYSSLRMLRTALLKEAGEGVYAYHIFQNATLQQISKRVPRTKEELLEINGIGKAKISKYGDRVLEVIESTINDHYNVEKNSSGSNDSTGTVKRRRNTSKILCSNTMEDEDFTESYGLSKKRATKGRLKKNDQRNNSEVPNYDEQLLDNDLVDLDDSKSDEDIVGSDLKVQKNAGGRVLPSWSTPGNKVQDQGQELFQKYAFDG; from the exons ATGACTAAAGGAAAATCACCAAG CAAAACCAATTCATGTAGAGATTCCAAATGTGATGATAAACCTCCCAAAGAAAATTGGTCTCATCATGCCAATGCCCATAGTGGTTTCTCATGTCAAAATAAGTTTCTGAGTTCAAATTTTCTGTTGTCCTTACAAACACAAATGCCCCGTGGAGGATCAGTAATTGCCAG GTCAATGGCTTGCCAAATTAATACTCCTCCAAGGATGCAGAGTTCAGCTGTTAACAAG GCTTGGCAAGCTCTTTCTAGCCTTAGCATGACATCCCGGAGCTATTTAAAACCCGGAGTAACTGGACCTGTAGCTCAGAATATTGGTTCAGACAATTTGCCTTCTAGGAAATTAGATTCTTGTATAAAAAAAAGTACTTTATGGAGCTCTTCTGACTTGGCGGATAGATCTTATGAAAGTTCAGcacataaaaaatttcaaacacaTCAGAAATTGAGTGATTCCAGTGGTATGGATGGAGAATCTGGCATTTCCATTCCACAAAGCAGGATTGGTGCTACTGATGGCCTTGGTGCTGGACAATTAAAACAGAGGGAAGCACCAGTGCAGCACAGTTTTAACGCACGCGTTGTCAATGGACTATCTGTTAATCATAAATTTCAAACGCATCAAAACTTTAGTGATTCCAGTGCTATGGCTGGAGAACATGGCAATTCCTTGCTACAAAGCAGGAGTTATCCTAGTGAAGATAGCTTAGGTGCAGGGCAACCAAAAGAGAGGGACGCATCAGGGCGGTTCAgtactaatgcatggattggcgATGGGCTATCCAATAATCATTGTGTTAACCAGGAGCAAGGAAATGGAGGGAGTTTTGTTAATGAAATTGTTGATGATGATATACTAAAG GAAATTGATGTGGACCAAATAGTTCTGGAACACTATCAAACAACTTGCACACCTCAGTCTTTGGAGTCTAAACCTCCACCTTCTACATCTGTTATGAGTAAAGATAATGTTTCAAGACCTGTTGTAAAATGTTTGCCACAAGAACTATGCACAGAATGTAATCATGGTTTTAAG TTAGGCCTTTGCCCAGAAGCTGCAGGACATTTGCAAGAGATGAAAGATAAGCTAATTTCCATATCAAATGAACTTCTTGACAATATTGATGACCTCAGTCCAGCACACATAGAGAAGCTTCGGGAGGAGAG GTTGCAGCTGAATAAACAAATTCAGCAACTTGAAAAGTGTCTTCACTCTTTCTCAATGGATGAAGAACGACAGAGGTCCCATTTTTCGGCTACTACAGCCACATCAAAGGGTTTCCAATATGAAACTCCTCTGGCTGGTGCATTCAGGATAAATCCTCTGCGGCTTGATGCCCAATTTGATTTGCAAAATGAGCCAGAGAGCTGTGGAAAGTGGAACTCGTCATCTGTATTATTCTCTTCTGTAGACAAATTTGGTGCTCCACCCAGACCTCTGGAAGCAGAACCATATGTTCCAGAGTTGATTGATGTTAATTATATTGAAGGATCAAATGACTCAAAGTGGAGTAGTCGAGATTTCTCTTGGACCAAAAAGCTGGAG GCTAATAACCGGAAAGTGTTTGGAAACCATTCATTCCGCCCCAATCAAAGAGAGGTTATAAATGCAACAATGAGTGGCTATGATGTTTTTGTTTTGATGCCAACTGGTGGTGGAAAGAGCCTGACATACCAG CTTCCTGCTCTTATATGTCCAGGAATAACTTTGGTAGTTTCGCCTCTTGTCTCACTCATACAAGATCAAATTATGCATTTGCTTCAG GCAAACATCCCCGCTGCTTACCTAAGTGCAAATATGGAGTGGTCTGAACAACAGGAGATCCTTAGAGAACTGAATTCAGATTGCTGTAAATACAAGTTCTTATATGTCACACCTGAGAAAGTTGCTAA AAGCGATGTTCTTTTGAGACACTTAGAGAGTTTACATGCTCGTGAATTACTTGCTAGGATTGTTATTGATGAAGCTCATTGTGTAAGCCAATGGGGACATGATTTTAGACCAGATTATCAG GGCCTCGGTATCttgaaaaaaaggtttccaaaaaCTCCTGTGTTGGCTTTAACTGCTACTGCAACAGCAAGTGTTAAAGAAGATGTTGTGCAAGCTCTTGGTCTTGTTGATTGCATTGTATTTCGACAAAGTTTCAATCGCCCGAATTTATC GTACTCCGTAGTTTCCAAGACAAAAAAGTGTTTGGATGACATCGACAAATTTATTAAAGAAAACCATTTTGATGAATGTGGTATCATTTATTGTCTTTCGAGAATGGATTGTGAGAAAGTTGCTGAAAAGTTGCAG gAATGTGGCCACAAAGCAGCATTTTACCATGGTAGCCTGGATCCTCAACAGCGAGCTTCTGTTCAAAAGCAGTGGAGCAAAGATGAGATTAATATAATATGCGCTACAGTTGCTTTTGGAATGG GTATCAACAAACCCGATGTCAGGTTTGTCATCCATCATTCGCTTCCAAAATCTATTGAAGGCTACCATCAG GAGTGTGGTCGTGCTGGTAGAGATGGTCAGCGTTCTTCCTGTGTGTTGTATTACAACTATAGTGACTAT ATTCGAATTAAGCATATGATTAGCCAAGGAGTAATAGAGCAAAGCCCCTTGGCACTAGGGTCAAGGCATACCTCTGTGGTGAATTCAGGGAGGATACTAGAAACAAATATTGAGAATCTTCTGCGTATG GTCAGTTATTGTGAAGATGATATTGATTGTCGACGCTTCCTACAACTTGTTCATTTTGGAGAGAAATTTGATGCTGCAAACTGTGGAAAGACTTGTGATAATTGTTCCAAGACTTTAAGTTGTGTTGAGAAGGATGTCACTGACATAGCAAGGCACTTG CTTGAATTGGTGAAGTCAACAGGTCAGCAGCATTCATCAGCTCATATGCTGGAAGTCTACAGGGGTTCCTTGAGCCAGAAT GTTAAGAAGTACAGACATGATACTTTGAGCCTTCATGGAGCCGGTAAACATTTACCCAAAGGAGATGCCTCCAGAGTATTGCGCCATCTTGTTATTGAGGAATTGCTTTTGGAGGATGTTAAGAAGAGTGATATTTATGGATCTCTGTCATCAGTATTAAAG GTAAATGAATCAAAAGCAAATGATCTCTGCTTTGGTGGACAGAAGATTATCTTGAG ATTCCCGGCCTCCACAAAACAAGCTAAGATGAGCAAATCTGGAGTGACACCAGCAAAAGGCTTGTTATCAGGAAAGATAAGCCCTGCACAAAGTGAAACTCCTGGCCAACCTCAAAATGTGGATTTG GATCTCTCAGCAAAACTTTATTCCTCTTTGCGAATGCTTCGAACTGCTCTTTTGAAGGAAGCTGGTGAGGGGGTCTATGCGTACCACATATTTCA AAATGCCACATTGCAGCAGATCAGCAAGAGGGTTCCCAGGACAAAAGAAGAACTTCTTGAGATCAATGGCATTGGAAA GGCGAAGATAAGTAAGTATGGAGATCGGGTGTTGGAAGTCATCGAATCTACCATTAATGATCACTATAATGTGGAGAAGAATAGCAGCGGCAGTAATGATAGTACTGGGACAGTCAAGAGGAGGAGAAACACCAGCAAGATTCTTTGTTCCAACACAATGGAGGATGAAGACTTTACTGAAAGTTATGGCCTATCAAAGAAAAGGGCAACGAAGGGGCGACTGAAAAAAAATGATCAGCGTAATAATTCTGAAGTGCCAAACTATGATGAGCAATTGTTAGATAATGATCTGGTGGATTTAGATGATTCCAAATCTGACGAGGATATTGTAGGGTCAGACTTGAAAGTTCAGAAGAATGCTGGAGGCAGAGTGTTACCATCATGGTCAACTCCAGGAAACAAAGTTCAAGATCAAGGTCAGGAGTTGTTCCAGAAGTATGCCTTTGATGGGTAG
- the LOC122663438 gene encoding patellin-3-like isoform X1: protein MAEETQTKAEEVVVAETEKTAIEKETAPPAPVAEVPEVEEPIKPAVVEEEAAAVTATTEEAEKSEATEVESIDQAVTFQEESNVVSDLPDPEKKALEELKQLIQEALNKSEFTAPPPPPPAAKEEVKPAEEEKKAETEEAPAPAEKKPDTTEEATAEASAPAATEEPPKPEASDVAEPAPVEEVKEEKKEEPTPPAVVVETVEEVAAPPAVVVEEVVETVTSVDDDGAKTVEAIEETIVAVSAPAAPAEEPAPAIPEKEAEGESTSAAPAETKEEEIADAAAPSPLIPEEVSIWGVPLLADERSDAILLKFLRARDFKVKDAFAMIKSTVAWRKEFGIETLLEEDLGNDLEKAVFMYGSDKEGHPVCYNVYGEFQNKELYQKAFSDEEKRQKFLRWRIQFLEKSIRKLDFSPDGICTMVQVNDLKNSPGLAKRELRLATRQALLLLQDNYPEFVAIQVFINVPWWYLAFNRMISPFLTQRTKSKFVFAGPSKSAETLFKYVAPEQVPVQYGGLSREGEQEFSTTDPAIEVTVKPTSKHTVEIPVSETCLLVWELRVIGWEVSYGAEFVPSAEDGYTVLVQKTRKITPTEEPVISNTFKIGEPGKVVLTIDNTSSKKKKLLYRFKTKPSSD from the exons ATGGCAGAAGAAACCCAGACGAAAGCAGAGGAAGTAGTGGTGGCTGAGACTGAGAAAACGGCGATTGAGAAAGAGACAGCACCACCTGCACCAGTGGCGGAGGTGCCAGAGGTGGAGGAGCCTATCAAACCAGCCGttgtagaagaagaagctgcTGCTGTTACTGCTACTACTGAGGAGGCTGAGAAATCGGAGGCCACTGAGGTAGAGTCCATCGATCAAGCGGTTACTTTCCAGGAGGAGAGCAACGTCGTCTCCGATCTTCCTGACCCAGAGAAGAAAGCTCTTGAAGAGTTGAAGCAACTCATCCAGGAAGCCCTTAACAAAAGCGAGTTCACAGCTCCTCCACCGCCTCCACCAGCGGCGAAGGAGGAAGTGAAGCCCGctgaggaggagaagaaggccGAGACTGAAGAAGCCCCTGCCCCGGCTGAGAAAAAGCCGGATACTACTGAAGAAGCTACTGCCGAGGCGTCGGCACCAGCAGCGACGGAAGAGCCCCCGAAGCCAGAGGCTAGCGATGTTGCAGAGCCGGCACCGGTGGAGGAagtgaaggaagagaagaaagaagagccgACGCCACCAGCTGTGGTGGTTGAGACGGTAGAGGAAGTTGCGGCACCACCGGCTGTGGTGgttgaagaggtggttgagacgGTAACATCCGTTGATGATGACGGTGCCAAGACCGTTGAGGCCATTGAAGAGACCATCGTAGCAGTCTCTGCTCCTGCAGCCCCGGCTGAAGAACCGGCACCGGCGATACCGGAGAAGGAAGCGGAGGGAGAGTCAACTTCTGCAGCACCTGCTGAGACGAAAGAGGAAGAGATAGCTGATGCGGCTGCGCCATCACCTCTGATTCCAGAGGAGGTGTCTATATGGGGAGTCCCTCTGCTTGCAGATGAGCGGAGCGATGCGATCCTTCTGAAGTTCCTCCGTGCCAGGGATTTCAAGGTTAAGGACGCTTTTGCCATGATCAAGTCCACCGTTGCATGGAGAAAGGAGTTCGGAATTGAGACCCTTCTCGAGGAAGACTTGGGTAATGATCTGGAGAAGGCAGTGTTCATGTATGGGTCTGATAAGGAAGGTCATCCTGTGTGTTACAACGTTTATGGTGAGTTCCAGAACAAGGAGTTGTATCAGAAGGCCTTTTCTGATGAGGAGAAGCGACAGAAATTCCTGAGGTGGAGGATTCAGTTCCTTGAGAAGAGCATTCGGAAGCTTGATTTTAGCCCAGATGGGATTTGCACGATGGTTCAGGTTAATGATCTCAAGAATTCTCCTGGACTCGCAAAGCGGGAGCTTCGCTTGGCAACAAGGCAGGCCCTTTTGTTGCTTCAGGACAACTACCCTGAGTTCGTCGCCATACAG GTCTTCATCAATGTTCCATGGTGGTATCTTGCCTTTAATCGGATGATCAGTCCCTTCCTAACCCAGAGAACCAAGAGCAAGTTTGTCTTTGCTGGGCCATCAAAATCCGCTGAAACCCTTTTCAA ATACGTAGCTCCTGAACAAGTGCCAGTTCAATATGGAGGCCTGAGCAGGGAAGGAGAACAAGAATTCTCCACAACTGATCCAGCCATTGAAGTCACTGTAAAGCCTACATCAAAGCACACTGTTGAAATCCCCGTTTCTGAG ACATGCCTTCTCGTTTGGGAGCTTCGAGTAATCGGTTGGGAAGTTAGTTATGGTGCTGAATTTGTCCCAAGTGCAGAAGATGGTTACACTGTGCTTGTGCAGAAGACAAGGAAGATAACGCCCACTGAAGAACCAGTGATCTCCAACACTTTCAAGATTGGCGAGCCCGGAAAGGTGGTGCTCACCATTGACAACACCAGCTCCAAGAAGAAAAAGCTTCTTTACAGGTTCAAGACCAAACCCTCTTCAGATTGA
- the LOC122663438 gene encoding patellin-1-like isoform X2, producing the protein MAEETQTKAEEVVVAETEKTAIEKETAPPAPVAEVPEVEEPIKPAVVEEEAAAVTATTEEAEKSEATEVESIDQAVTFQEESNVVSDLPDPEKKALEELKQLIQEALNKSEFTAPPPPPPAAKEEVKPAEEEKKAETEEAPAPAEKKPDTTEEATAEASAPAATEEPPKPEASDVAEPAPVEEVKEEKKEEPTPPAVVVETVEEVAAPPAVVVEEVVETVTSVDDDGAKTVEAIEETIVAVSAPAAPAEEPAPAIPEKEAEGESTSAAPAETKEEEIADAAAPSPLIPEEVSIWGVPLLADERSDAILLKFLRARDFKVKDAFAMIKSTVAWRKEFGIETLLEEDLGNDLEKAVFMYGSDKEGHPVCYNVYGEFQNKELYQKAFSDEEKRQKFLRWRIQFLEKSIRKLDFSPDGICTMVQVNDLKNSPGLAKRELRLATRQALLLLQDNYPEFVAIQVFINVPWWYLAFNRMISPFLTQRTKSKFVFAGPSKSAETLFKSVKTTAFSGFH; encoded by the exons ATGGCAGAAGAAACCCAGACGAAAGCAGAGGAAGTAGTGGTGGCTGAGACTGAGAAAACGGCGATTGAGAAAGAGACAGCACCACCTGCACCAGTGGCGGAGGTGCCAGAGGTGGAGGAGCCTATCAAACCAGCCGttgtagaagaagaagctgcTGCTGTTACTGCTACTACTGAGGAGGCTGAGAAATCGGAGGCCACTGAGGTAGAGTCCATCGATCAAGCGGTTACTTTCCAGGAGGAGAGCAACGTCGTCTCCGATCTTCCTGACCCAGAGAAGAAAGCTCTTGAAGAGTTGAAGCAACTCATCCAGGAAGCCCTTAACAAAAGCGAGTTCACAGCTCCTCCACCGCCTCCACCAGCGGCGAAGGAGGAAGTGAAGCCCGctgaggaggagaagaaggccGAGACTGAAGAAGCCCCTGCCCCGGCTGAGAAAAAGCCGGATACTACTGAAGAAGCTACTGCCGAGGCGTCGGCACCAGCAGCGACGGAAGAGCCCCCGAAGCCAGAGGCTAGCGATGTTGCAGAGCCGGCACCGGTGGAGGAagtgaaggaagagaagaaagaagagccgACGCCACCAGCTGTGGTGGTTGAGACGGTAGAGGAAGTTGCGGCACCACCGGCTGTGGTGgttgaagaggtggttgagacgGTAACATCCGTTGATGATGACGGTGCCAAGACCGTTGAGGCCATTGAAGAGACCATCGTAGCAGTCTCTGCTCCTGCAGCCCCGGCTGAAGAACCGGCACCGGCGATACCGGAGAAGGAAGCGGAGGGAGAGTCAACTTCTGCAGCACCTGCTGAGACGAAAGAGGAAGAGATAGCTGATGCGGCTGCGCCATCACCTCTGATTCCAGAGGAGGTGTCTATATGGGGAGTCCCTCTGCTTGCAGATGAGCGGAGCGATGCGATCCTTCTGAAGTTCCTCCGTGCCAGGGATTTCAAGGTTAAGGACGCTTTTGCCATGATCAAGTCCACCGTTGCATGGAGAAAGGAGTTCGGAATTGAGACCCTTCTCGAGGAAGACTTGGGTAATGATCTGGAGAAGGCAGTGTTCATGTATGGGTCTGATAAGGAAGGTCATCCTGTGTGTTACAACGTTTATGGTGAGTTCCAGAACAAGGAGTTGTATCAGAAGGCCTTTTCTGATGAGGAGAAGCGACAGAAATTCCTGAGGTGGAGGATTCAGTTCCTTGAGAAGAGCATTCGGAAGCTTGATTTTAGCCCAGATGGGATTTGCACGATGGTTCAGGTTAATGATCTCAAGAATTCTCCTGGACTCGCAAAGCGGGAGCTTCGCTTGGCAACAAGGCAGGCCCTTTTGTTGCTTCAGGACAACTACCCTGAGTTCGTCGCCATACAG GTCTTCATCAATGTTCCATGGTGGTATCTTGCCTTTAATCGGATGATCAGTCCCTTCCTAACCCAGAGAACCAAGAGCAAGTTTGTCTTTGCTGGGCCATCAAAATCCGCTGAAACCCTTTTCAAGTCAGTGAAGACTACAGCTTTCTCT